The sequence below is a genomic window from Humulus lupulus chromosome 3, drHumLupu1.1, whole genome shotgun sequence.
TGGTTATATATCATCCATTTCAAGAGTACGTACTAATGCTATAGTGTTTGTATTATGAACTAGTACAATTAAAAAATTTTACTAGTAAATACACATTAAGTTTTAGGGTTTGGTGTATTGTATTTTTCTCCACTGCTCAATAAGACAGAATGTGTGTTTCAACTGCAGGTTTGTAGAAAGCCATAGCTAACATGAAGTAAAGTGTGCAGAGTTTATCAAAGTGTCCAAACTGTGATGTTTTGATTAAGATGTTAACTGGGAAATTTGGGTTGTGTTATTATGTGGGTGTTTGTAAAATCATACTTGTAAATTTGGTCATATTTGAAAAGCAATATTCAAAATATGTGAGTGTGACAATGGTTTGGTGTTATTTGGGGATTTGTAACATTTGAATGGGCATTGTGTTGGGGCTAACAAAGCTTTACCATTCCTCCATTACAGTCTCAAATGTTGAATATCTTACCACTTTCCAGGTTATTGAAAAAAAGAAGTTATATTTTTAGTTCCTTAACGCGATTTCTTTCTTGTTccagtttttatttttcttcaacctcttgatataatttaaatgttacataattcctaaaaaaattaaattataagtaaattaaattgtttttttaaagTAATAAGTATATTAAATTGTtagtaaaaaagaagaagaaaaagttagCTGGTACATAAGCCGGTTAAGGGATTAATGTTTAAAGAATATAATTTCGTGACGGACCCGATTAATTAATTTGGCGTCACACTACAAATACAAATGAGGAATTTACATGGAATATgggaaaatttaataaaatttgatatatattgcttttttttgtgtgtgcattttttatggttttttttgttgttttccttttttatgggttttgttttcccatatatatcaaaatattgcttctgtatctcatatttttttgtataagtttatttattttatatgggCATTTTTGTGAGGgaatttctgtattttttttatttttattattattattattattttggtaaacatttttgtaagaaaattttAATTCAGTAGTTGTTTATTATGCAtttatgtgaatttttgtgaGGGTTTTTCAGtcattttaagtattttttttttattattatttttttgttgttgaaattTTTGTGGATTCGAGTAGTCTCGAGTATAAAGCTCTTTCTTCACCTCAGTTTCTTGGTCGAAAAATCGTCGAACACCTTCTTTCATCTCCTCCAAAACACTTTCAGGGATTCCATGGTTGATAATTTGGAAGAAGCCACTACTCTCTGAAGCTTTTCCTATCTTCTCAACAATCTTCTTTCGTCGAACATCGTCTTTGTCAAGACCTTCAAGGTCTATAACTGGAATACTGATCGGTACAGTAGTTTCTCCTGAAACTGAACTACTGTTCTTGGTGTAATGATCATCAGACCAAGGATGATGAAAAATACGTGGAATCTCAGTGATGCCAGCATCGACAAGTCCTTTGACACCAGCTTTAGTTTCGTGGAAAGCTTTAAGCTCAGCTCCTCTATCATATTTGGCCATGAATGAGCTTGGTACAGGAGCAGCCTCGTTTGATTTTGATCAAGTTCTCTTATATTGGCAGATTATATACTAGATATTGACCACTTTGGTCAACCTTAGTTGTTAGGAAGAAAATGACAAAAAATAGGGATCAACCACTTTGGTATCGATTCTTGTAACTATCACTACTTTAAGTTGATTATAATTATAGTGATGGCTTTTGCATTTATGTGAattgttgttgtgtttttttttgttgttaaactgttttttttttttttgtacctgGTTACGTGTGTTCCTGGTTACATGTGCACCTGGTTACATGTGTAttctgtttgttttatttttttatggttgtgtatcTGGTTTCTTGTAGATTTGTAGTTAATTTGCATAATGTTCAATtctgttttgtgtttgttttattgttattgttgtgttttttttgttgttaaactgttttatttttttttgtacctGGTTACATGTGTACCTGGTTATATGTGTACCTGGTTACATTTGTACCTGGTTACTTTGCAGATAACAGTGGAATATTTTGCTTAATGAGTTTGTAACTGGTTTCCTTAGTGaatgaattgttttttttttatatgtatatttcaACCATACAAAGTTAAATACATATAAGTAGTTTTATAAATGTAAAGTACTTGTCAATTtttcatgtttatatttttttaaactggttacatgtttaattgtttttttaaGAGCTTTTAGAGACAAAGGAATAAAAAGCATAGCAGACATAGTCATAAACCACAGAACAGTCGAGAAGCAAGACCATTAGACTTGAAAACCTGCAGTGACCCAGAAAGCAACATAAGTTTTACACTTAATCTTAGACAGTAAATCCATCTAAAGAATTTAGCAAATGAAAATCTGACAAATAAGAAACTTCAAATACTTAGTAAGTTTAAAGGAAGTATGCAGTTCATACTAAAGACTGTTTCCTAGTTAAATAAGTTGTTGGGTATTTCATAACAAAACACTAAAACCATTTGGTGATGCTCATTCAATCTAAATGTTCATATCCTCAAATCCCACAATAAAGCAATGGCATGAAATGGTATGTCATATCTTT
It includes:
- the LOC133823348 gene encoding 1-aminocyclopropane-1-carboxylate oxidase homolog produces the protein MAKYDRGAELKAFHETKAGVKGLVDAGITEIPRIFHHPWSDDHYTKNSSSVSGETTVPISIPVIDLEGLDKDDVRRKKIVEKIGKASESSGFFQIINHGIPESVLEEMKEGVRRFFDQETEVKKELYTRDYSNPQKFQQQKNNNKKKILKMTEKPSQKFT